A single genomic interval of Oreochromis aureus strain Israel breed Guangdong linkage group 12, ZZ_aureus, whole genome shotgun sequence harbors:
- the ankrd13a gene encoding ankyrin repeat domain-containing protein 13A, with amino-acid sequence MSMANISEDIRVKFPLHSAVWENDYRKLEQLLTSTQNDIEAVDPRGRTPLHLAVSLGHLESVRILLRHGAQVTKENANNWTVLQEAVSTGDPEMVQLVLQRRDYLKASTALGGVPELLSKIRVSPDFYMEMKWEFTSWIPLVSRVCPSDVCRIWKSGASLRVDVTLLGFENMTWIRGRRSYIFRGDDSFAELMEVNHDDEVVDIERFNISQEMEDVTLESMQPAEQEVAKRLTTPIVNTYLDTKDIAFERTKSGIWGWRSDKTEVVNGFEAKVFSVNNVNVVIRTRTEHLTDEEKARIKSERNILESLLGTVEQHINAQGDLTLEYATANNPTAITPEEYFDPDFDLVKRDIGRPIELSIRTQKFKGTLWMSEDHPLSLVEQVTPIIDLMARTSSHFARLRDFVTLKFPPGFPVKIEIPLFHVLNAKITFGSVNKCSTEEEANTSAAATPTSTGDDEAAAPPPFQVCPSVFEVPASYHRRGGSRHMPVSNNDEELLQYAIHQSLLESRQGTGQEGLWGDVDGDFADVMPIDQSDRSIPEGVLVDYRDTSSPPSSASASSPDSDLRLAMELSARAQEEEERMRKQEEEELERILQLSLTEK; translated from the exons atgTCCATGGCTAACATTAGCGAAGACATCAGGGTGAAGTTTCCCCTGCATTCCGCAGTGTGGGAGAATGACTACAGGAAGCTGGAGCAGCTATTAACATCAACGCAG AatgacatcgaggctgtggatcCCAGAGGCCGAACACCTCTGCACCTGGCTGTATCACTCGGGCACCTGGAGTCAGTGAGAATCCTGCTGAGACATGGCGCTCAAGTGACTAAAGAAAATGCCAATAATTGGACAG TGCTGCAGGAAGCAGTCAGCACAGGAGATCCAGAGATGGTTCAGTTAGTGCTTCAACGCAGAGACTACCTCAAAGCCTCCACTGCCCTGGGAGGAGTGCCTGAGCTGCTGTCAAAGATCCGAGTG tCTCCAGACTTCTATATGGAGATGAAATGGGAATTCACCAGTTGGA TTCCTCTCGTGTCCCGGGTTTGTCCGAGTGATGTTTGCCGCATTTGGAAAAGCGGCGCCTCGCTGCGAGTGGATGTTACTCTTCTAGGCTTTGAGAACATGACCTGGATCAGAGGGCGTAGAAGCTACATCTTCAGAGGAGATG ATTCATTTGCAGAGCTGATGGAGGTGAACCACGACGATGAAGTCGTGGACATCGAACGCTTCAACATATCCCAAGAAATGGAGGATGTGACGTTAGAGTCAATGCAGCCAGCTGAGCAGGAAGTTGCCAAAAGGTTGACGACTCCTATTGTTAACACCTACTTGGACACAAAGGATATTGCTTTTGAGAG GACTAAGTCTGGGATTTGGGGCTGGAGATCTGATAAAACGGAAGTAGTCAATGGATTTGAAGCGAAG GTTTTCAGTGTGAACAATGTAAATGTGGTAATCAGGACACGGACGGAGCATCTTACAGACGAGGAGAAAGCCAGGATAAAAA GTGAAAGAAACATCCTGGAGTCTCTGCTGGGGACTGTGGAGCAGCACATAAATGCACAAGGA GACCTGACTCTCGAATATGCAACTGCCAACAATCCCACTGCGATCACTCCAGAGGAATACTTTGATCCCGACTTTGACCTTGTGAAAAGAGACATCGGCCGTCCCATTGAACTGAGCATTCGAACACAGAA ATTCAAAGGGACATTGTGGATGAGTGAGGACCATCCCCTCTCCCTGGTGGAGCAGGTAACCCCCATTATCGACCTCATGGCTCGCACAAGTTCCCATTTTGCAAGACTACGAGACTTTGTAACCCTGAAATTCCCTCCTGGGTTTCCTGTTAAAATAG AGATTCCCCTGTTTCATGTGCTTAATGCCAAGATTACCTTTGGTAGTGTAAATAAATGCAGCACTGAGGAGGAAGCgaacacatcagcagcagccacACCAACATCCACAGGAGATGATGAAGCAGCAG CACCACCTCCTTTCCAGGTGTGTCCCTCGGTGTTTGAGGTGCCTGCGAGTTATCACCGTCGCGGGGGAAGCCGCCACATGCCTGTGTCCAATAACGATGAGGAGCTCTTACAGTATGCCATCCATCAGAGTCTCCTGGAGTCTCGTCAAGGCACTGGCCAG gaGGGGCTCTGGGGTGATGTTGATGGGGACTTCGCTGATGTAATGCCGATTGACCAGAGTGACAG GAGTATCCCAGAGGGGGTGCTGGTGGATTATAGAGACACCTCCAGCCCTCCCAGCTCTGCCTCTGCCTCTAGCCCTGATTCAGACCTGCGTCTAGCAATGGAGCTTTCTGCAAGAGctcaagaggaagaagagagaatGAGGAAacaagaggaagaggagctggAGAGGATATTGCAGCTTTCGCTCACAGAGAAATAA